A portion of the Lysinibacillus timonensis genome contains these proteins:
- the zapA gene encoding cell division protein ZapA, which translates to MAEQEKNRISVEIYGHTYKMVGTESTGHMRLVAAIVDDKMREISALNPALDSGKLAVLTAVNTVNEMLKLKEEVERLEDELRKLKD; encoded by the coding sequence TTGGCTGAACAAGAAAAAAATCGAATATCAGTGGAAATATATGGTCATACTTATAAAATGGTAGGGACTGAATCTACTGGACATATGCGATTAGTAGCTGCGATAGTAGATGATAAAATGAGAGAAATTAGTGCGCTTAATCCAGCACTTGATAGTGGTAAACTTGCCGTCCTAACAGCAGTCAACACGGTAAATGAGATGCTAAAATTAAAAGAAGAAGTTGAGAGGCTAGAAGACGAATTAAGAAAACTAAAGGATTGA
- the polX gene encoding DNA polymerase/3'-5' exonuclease PolX, translating into MNKKIIIKTLEKIALYLELQGENPFKVSAFRKAAQSLEQDQRSLSEIDDITKIKGIGKGTAAVIDELIETGESSQLRELEEKTPKGLIPLMKLPGLGGKKLAKLYQELGIDSVEKLHEACIAKKVQKLAGFGAKTEEKILKELEHMGERSERHPIWQLEMIVIEINELLSSIKEVQKYSVGGSFRRVNETSKDLDFVIATEQREHVKEQLLKELAIQEVVASGDTKLSVVLDIDDPVNVDFRLVSLDEFATALHHFTGSKDHNVKMRQRAKQQGKKISEYGVEQPDGTIKTFQSEEEFFAHFDLPYIPPTIRESGQELERVDEIPHLVTLDDIVSDLHMHTTWSDGAHSIQEMGRALISRGYTHGVITDHSQFLKVANGLTPERLLRQRQEIYIFNDEHPNFKLFAGTEMDILPNGSLDFDDEVLRSLDFVIASIHSSFTQSQDKIMERIFTAMTNPYVHMIAHPTGRVIGERDGYHPDVEQLIKWASKYGKILELNASPYRLDLCIEHLALAMEYNVPIAINTDAHAIEQLRFMEVGTKYAQKAWVKKELVVNTWSTKDFESFIRKNK; encoded by the coding sequence ATGAATAAAAAAATTATCATAAAAACGCTAGAAAAAATTGCACTTTATTTAGAATTACAAGGGGAGAACCCATTTAAAGTTTCTGCATTTCGTAAAGCGGCGCAAAGTTTAGAGCAAGATCAACGAAGCCTAAGTGAAATCGATGATATAACAAAAATAAAAGGAATAGGAAAAGGGACTGCGGCTGTTATCGATGAGTTGATAGAAACAGGGGAATCTTCTCAGCTAAGAGAGCTTGAGGAGAAAACGCCGAAAGGTCTCATTCCATTAATGAAGTTACCAGGTCTTGGTGGCAAGAAACTAGCAAAGTTATACCAGGAACTTGGGATTGATAGTGTTGAAAAACTTCATGAAGCTTGTATTGCAAAAAAAGTTCAAAAGCTTGCTGGTTTTGGTGCGAAAACCGAAGAAAAAATCTTGAAAGAGCTCGAACATATGGGAGAGCGTAGTGAAAGGCATCCAATTTGGCAATTAGAAATGATTGTCATAGAAATAAATGAACTACTAAGTTCTATTAAAGAAGTTCAAAAATATTCAGTTGGAGGTAGCTTTCGACGAGTAAATGAAACAAGTAAAGATTTAGATTTTGTCATTGCTACTGAACAACGTGAACATGTAAAAGAACAATTATTAAAGGAACTTGCAATACAGGAAGTAGTTGCTAGTGGTGATACTAAACTATCCGTTGTTCTTGATATAGACGATCCAGTAAATGTGGATTTTCGACTTGTAAGTTTAGATGAATTTGCAACTGCACTACATCATTTCACAGGTTCTAAAGATCATAATGTTAAAATGAGACAGCGTGCGAAACAACAGGGGAAAAAGATTAGTGAATATGGTGTTGAACAACCAGATGGAACAATTAAAACGTTTCAGTCAGAAGAAGAGTTTTTTGCTCACTTTGATTTACCCTATATTCCGCCAACAATTCGTGAGAGTGGCCAAGAATTAGAACGTGTTGATGAAATTCCTCATTTAGTTACACTAGACGATATTGTATCGGATTTGCATATGCATACTACTTGGTCTGACGGTGCACACTCAATTCAAGAGATGGGAAGAGCGTTAATATCGCGCGGATATACACACGGTGTCATTACAGACCATTCACAGTTTTTAAAAGTAGCAAATGGCTTAACACCCGAGCGCCTTTTAAGACAAAGGCAAGAAATTTATATCTTTAATGACGAACACCCGAATTTTAAGTTGTTTGCTGGAACAGAAATGGACATTTTACCAAATGGTTCGTTAGATTTTGATGATGAAGTATTAAGAAGCTTAGATTTTGTGATTGCTTCCATTCATTCTAGTTTTACTCAATCACAAGATAAAATAATGGAACGCATTTTTACAGCAATGACAAATCCTTATGTCCATATGATTGCACATCCAACTGGTAGGGTCATTGGTGAACGTGATGGTTATCATCCTGATGTGGAGCAATTAATTAAATGGGCTTCGAAGTATGGTAAAATTCTTGAGTTGAATGCCAGTCCTTATCGACTTGATTTATGTATTGAACATTTGGCATTAGCAATGGAATATAACGTACCAATTGCCATCAATACGGATGCTCATGCCATTGAGCAATTGCGTTTTATGGAAGTTGGAACAAAGTATGCACAAAAAGCATGGGTGAAAAAAGAACTTGTAGTAAATACTTGGTCGACTAAAGATTTTGAATCTTTTATACGTAAAAACAAGTAA
- a CDS encoding efflux RND transporter permease subunit produces the protein MINYIVKKRKITLLLFIAVSLFGIVSFFGLPKQEIPDLVISQAIVSTTYGGATPETIEQNVTSILEQKVKEIEGVDTITSTSSEGYSSIVVTLDSGVDPEKAWAELRTKVQDAEASLPAGADKPVVNDDLISTFISSYAITAENPEQLKLLNDLMRNWKDQLQSLDGISEVTIDGLPDQEVRINLDTQKMQQYNVTWNQISSAITSETERTPIGDIDYGSRNYQLRIEDNTSVDGLKDIVITRTADGFPIYLDQVATVSLSHADDTYYAYVNGKPSISFSVSANTGSDVPTIHQAVVEQIDKLKETLPEGYQLDLLYAQNDTIDHMFKDLSKELIIAMVAVIIVCMMGLNLVTSAIVMLAIPLSLAVGLLFLPIFDVTLNQMTVIGVIIVLSLLVDDAIVVNENIERRLSALKESPFNAAVNGTKEVIISIITATLATISAFLPLMFLPGDMGKFIKPIPLVITVALLASMIMSLTIVPIFRHWNESRKKKAEKSEKPSGFLGVQIEKINHLYSGKLMKKVVEQPLKIAIIGLLIGTAGFALTPFVPVELFPKAEDAQFTIDIEMPTGTSLDETNRVVNEVAMWAQEQPNVEKITSAAGGSAPQLFSSLGTGSGKNNGQVAVLGENGKFNIDETINEWNNYFKEAYPGISIIASSMSAGISSGAPVSIRLTGLDSEQLRMISEQVKNMIAETDGTMNITDSAGNSRYSLEFQVNQQAMDQNLVSYTNLTTTLRLITQGLGVTQYDTGNDLIDIKLFVEKAEEDPTELFQKLSVTSATGQQVPLAQLAELKPTFTIQQISHYNLERSITVEADLQEGVTATEVMEEVLPKLENMSLPDGYSWEIGGETEQMQETFTDLGKLFVACIIMIILLITLQFYSLSIPAIILTTVYLAASGGIIGMFITRTPIGFMSVIGITALAGIVVRNGIVLIEFIEDARKEGMELKEAVIKATEARFRPILLTAAAAILGLIPVATIGDILFRPMAITIISGVLFSTVLTLFVVPSLYLVIARWKERRQQKRLEKNRNIEGI, from the coding sequence ATGATTAATTACATCGTCAAAAAACGTAAAATCACTCTATTACTCTTCATTGCTGTATCTTTATTTGGGATAGTCAGTTTTTTTGGTTTACCAAAACAAGAGATTCCTGACTTAGTTATTAGTCAAGCAATTGTTTCGACGACATATGGTGGAGCAACACCGGAAACGATTGAACAAAATGTTACAAGTATTTTGGAACAAAAAGTGAAAGAAATTGAAGGTGTAGATACAATTACATCTACTTCTTCAGAAGGCTATTCGTCGATTGTTGTGACGCTTGATAGCGGGGTAGACCCTGAAAAAGCATGGGCTGAATTGCGAACAAAGGTGCAAGATGCAGAAGCAAGTCTTCCGGCTGGTGCAGACAAACCAGTTGTCAATGATGACTTGATTAGTACTTTTATTAGTTCATATGCAATTACTGCTGAGAACCCAGAACAGTTAAAACTATTGAATGATTTAATGCGCAATTGGAAAGATCAACTTCAATCGCTCGATGGTATTTCAGAGGTAACAATTGATGGACTCCCAGATCAAGAAGTTCGTATCAATTTAGATACACAAAAAATGCAACAATATAATGTTACATGGAATCAAATCTCTTCTGCCATTACATCGGAAACTGAAAGAACGCCGATTGGTGATATCGATTATGGAAGTCGAAACTATCAACTTCGAATAGAAGATAATACAAGTGTAGACGGTTTAAAGGATATCGTTATCACGAGAACGGCAGATGGTTTTCCAATTTATTTAGACCAAGTAGCAACTGTAAGTCTATCCCATGCTGATGATACTTACTATGCATATGTGAACGGAAAGCCTTCAATTTCATTTAGTGTGAGCGCTAATACTGGTAGTGACGTACCTACCATTCATCAAGCAGTTGTAGAACAAATAGACAAACTAAAGGAAACACTACCAGAAGGTTATCAACTTGACTTGCTCTACGCTCAAAATGACACAATTGACCATATGTTTAAAGATCTATCAAAAGAATTAATTATTGCAATGGTTGCGGTTATTATTGTTTGTATGATGGGGTTAAACTTAGTCACTTCAGCAATTGTTATGTTAGCGATTCCATTATCACTTGCAGTTGGATTATTGTTCTTACCAATTTTTGATGTGACATTAAACCAAATGACTGTCATCGGGGTAATCATTGTACTGTCTCTCTTAGTAGATGACGCAATCGTTGTAAATGAAAATATAGAAAGAAGATTATCTGCTTTAAAAGAGTCACCGTTTAATGCGGCAGTAAACGGTACGAAAGAAGTTATTATCTCAATCATAACGGCAACATTAGCAACAATCTCTGCCTTTTTACCGTTAATGTTTTTACCTGGGGATATGGGGAAATTTATTAAACCAATTCCTTTAGTAATTACAGTAGCACTCTTAGCTTCGATGATTATGTCATTGACGATTGTTCCAATTTTCCGTCATTGGAATGAAAGTAGAAAAAAGAAAGCGGAAAAGTCAGAAAAACCTTCAGGATTTTTGGGAGTTCAAATTGAGAAAATCAACCATTTATATTCTGGTAAGTTAATGAAAAAAGTGGTTGAACAACCATTAAAAATCGCAATAATAGGATTATTAATTGGAACAGCAGGTTTTGCTTTAACACCATTCGTTCCCGTCGAGTTATTTCCAAAGGCAGAAGATGCTCAATTTACGATTGATATCGAAATGCCAACTGGCACTTCATTGGATGAGACAAATCGTGTTGTCAATGAGGTGGCTATGTGGGCGCAAGAACAACCGAATGTTGAAAAAATTACATCTGCTGCTGGTGGTAGTGCTCCTCAATTATTTTCTTCTTTGGGAACAGGGTCAGGAAAAAATAATGGGCAAGTAGCTGTTCTAGGTGAGAATGGGAAATTTAATATTGATGAAACTATCAATGAATGGAATAATTACTTTAAAGAGGCATATCCTGGAATTTCAATTATTGCTTCATCCATGTCTGCTGGTATAAGTTCTGGAGCACCTGTATCCATTCGACTCACTGGGCTTGATTCAGAGCAACTTCGAATGATTTCAGAACAAGTGAAAAATATGATTGCAGAAACAGACGGTACAATGAATATTACCGACTCAGCTGGAAATTCTCGTTATTCTCTTGAATTCCAAGTAAATCAGCAAGCAATGGATCAAAATTTAGTTAGCTATACAAACTTAACTACAACTCTTCGACTCATTACTCAAGGTTTAGGTGTTACCCAGTATGATACGGGTAATGATTTAATCGATATTAAATTATTTGTAGAAAAAGCGGAGGAAGACCCAACTGAATTATTCCAAAAATTAAGTGTAACTAGTGCAACAGGTCAACAAGTTCCACTCGCTCAACTTGCTGAGTTGAAGCCGACTTTTACTATACAACAAATTTCACACTATAATTTAGAACGGTCAATAACAGTAGAAGCAGATCTTCAAGAAGGAGTTACAGCAACAGAGGTAATGGAAGAGGTTCTGCCTAAGCTTGAAAATATGAGCCTACCTGATGGATATAGCTGGGAAATTGGTGGGGAAACAGAACAAATGCAAGAGACGTTTACAGATTTAGGTAAGCTATTTGTCGCTTGTATTATCATGATTATTTTGTTAATTACTCTTCAATTCTATTCATTATCCATTCCAGCAATCATTTTAACAACAGTTTACTTAGCCGCGAGTGGTGGAATTATCGGAATGTTTATTACTCGAACACCGATTGGATTTATGTCGGTTATCGGTATAACTGCATTAGCTGGTATCGTTGTTCGTAATGGAATTGTGTTAATAGAATTTATTGAAGATGCAAGAAAAGAAGGAATGGAACTGAAAGAAGCAGTCATTAAAGCAACTGAAGCTCGATTCCGTCCAATTCTACTGACTGCAGCAGCGGCAATTTTAGGACTAATTCCTGTTGCAACAATCGGTGATATATTATTTAGACCAATGGCCATCACAATTATTTCCGGTGTATTATTCTCGACTGTACTGACTTTGTTTGTTGTACCTTCCTTATACTTAGTTATTGCAAGGTGGAAAGAAAGACGGCAACAAAAAAGGTTGGAAAAGAATAGGAATATAGAAGGAATCTAG
- a CDS encoding CvpA family protein encodes MLDLILIIIFIASLLVGIKRGFIVEAIHLVSFFIALLVAYIFYKPLADSFVLWIPYPGISADTTTTLMLESIDVDHTFYRIIAFAVIFFTTKIVLQIVANIFNFLTYLPILKSVNRLLGAALCFVEFYVITFIVLYVLALLPIGTLQGLLNSSLITNLMLEHTPIITSVFQNWWYIYNG; translated from the coding sequence ATGCTAGATTTAATTTTAATAATTATATTTATTGCTAGTTTATTGGTTGGTATCAAACGTGGTTTCATAGTAGAAGCTATTCATCTTGTAAGCTTTTTTATTGCACTTTTGGTTGCGTATATTTTTTATAAACCGCTTGCAGACAGTTTTGTGTTATGGATCCCATATCCGGGAATAAGCGCTGATACAACGACAACGCTTATGCTAGAATCAATTGATGTTGACCATACATTTTATCGAATAATTGCATTTGCAGTAATTTTCTTTACGACTAAAATTGTATTACAGATTGTCGCAAATATCTTTAATTTTTTAACGTATTTGCCAATTTTAAAATCAGTTAACAGATTACTTGGTGCAGCATTATGTTTTGTTGAGTTTTATGTAATTACGTTTATTGTTTTATACGTGTTAGCCTTATTGCCTATTGGAACATTACAGGGGTTACTTAATAGCTCGCTTATTACCAATTTAATGCTTGAACATACTCCAATTATAACAAGCGTGTTCCAAAATTGGTGGTACATATATAACGGTTGA
- the rnhC gene encoding ribonuclease HIII, translating to MTNIVLLLSPEELNKVKSTYKSNQVDRNAPGVVFAAKLQDVAITVYKSGKVMFQGSGAQREASHFGGASSTTPSNKGTTIKDKSKGDKLPDNFVQMSVIGSDETGTGDYFGPVTVAAVYVPKDKIKLMYELGVKDSKMLTDSKMLEIAPDIKAACTNSILTLRNDKYNEIQGKGYSQGKIKAMLHNQALKHVLNKIAPVKPDYILIDQFAERDTYYKHIQNQNEIVRENVLFSTKAEQLHVSVAAASILARYAFLTEMDRMSQVVGFPLQKGASRIVDEMAARIWLKHGEDFLRSISKWHFANTEKARNLVNKKGK from the coding sequence ATGACGAATATTGTATTACTGCTTTCACCTGAAGAATTAAATAAAGTAAAATCTACTTACAAATCAAACCAAGTGGATAGAAATGCACCTGGTGTTGTCTTTGCTGCAAAATTACAAGATGTAGCGATTACGGTTTATAAATCTGGAAAAGTAATGTTCCAAGGGAGTGGGGCTCAAAGAGAGGCTAGTCATTTCGGGGGCGCATCCAGTACTACCCCTTCTAATAAAGGTACAACTATCAAAGATAAATCAAAGGGAGACAAATTACCTGACAATTTCGTACAGATGTCGGTAATTGGTTCTGATGAAACTGGTACTGGAGATTACTTCGGTCCAGTAACCGTTGCGGCAGTATATGTACCGAAAGATAAAATCAAACTAATGTATGAACTTGGTGTAAAAGATTCTAAGATGCTAACTGACTCTAAAATGTTGGAAATAGCTCCAGATATAAAGGCAGCTTGCACAAATAGCATTTTGACATTACGAAATGATAAATATAATGAAATCCAAGGCAAGGGATATTCCCAAGGAAAAATAAAAGCAATGCTTCACAACCAAGCTTTAAAGCATGTACTAAATAAAATTGCTCCAGTAAAACCAGATTATATATTAATCGATCAATTTGCTGAACGAGACACATACTACAAACATATACAAAACCAAAATGAGATTGTCCGAGAAAACGTATTATTTTCAACCAAAGCTGAACAGTTACATGTTTCCGTTGCCGCAGCTTCTATATTAGCAAGGTATGCATTTTTAACAGAAATGGATCGAATGAGTCAAGTAGTCGGCTTTCCTTTACAAAAAGGAGCAAGCAGGATTGTGGATGAAATGGCTGCACGAATTTGGCTAAAACATGGAGAAGATTTTTTACGTTCAATTTCAAAATGGCATTTTGCTAATACTGAAAAAGCAAGAAACCTTGTAAACAAAAAAGGAAAATAA
- the pabB gene encoding aminodeoxychorismate synthase component I, with protein MKTITEPLLSFEFASSTGEIKPLTFQAPVQVIVAYKIDEVLTCFQQVQSAINEGYYAAGFVSYESAPAFEPNFKVHPNPSMPLLWFGIFSEPHQRSLVRTSNYTISEWTPSVSMDEYESSISSIKQHIKNGDTYQTNYTIRLNSEFQGDDIAYFEDLKNAQASSYCAYINTGDYSILSASPELFFHLEENKITTRPMKGTMKRGNSFIEDEENARWLYHSEKNRAENVMIVDLLRNDLNMIARPGSVQVPKLFEIEQYPTVHQMTSTITATIPANTSILDIFKALFPCGSITGAPKISTMNIITDLEKTPREVYCGAIGYITPNNEAIFNVPIRTVVIDHTTNIATYGVGGGITWDSTTNGEYHEILTKASVLKENTPVFELLESLLLKDGQYFLLQEHLERLKNSAKYFKFPFELEKIKETLQHYAEQYQDGEFKIRFLLHKDGQNTIEAQPITKLQMPLKVILSDEPLNKDNRFLYHKTTNRSVYTQFKNKYPQATDVLLWNEDGELTEFTNGNVVLEIDGMLWTPPISSGLLAGTYREFLIKEGKIHERILTISDLKKSTKCWLINSVRTWVEVQLI; from the coding sequence ATGAAAACAATAACCGAACCACTTTTATCATTTGAATTTGCCTCTTCAACAGGCGAAATTAAACCTTTAACATTTCAAGCTCCCGTTCAAGTGATTGTAGCCTATAAAATTGATGAAGTATTAACATGCTTCCAACAAGTACAAAGTGCTATTAATGAAGGTTACTATGCAGCAGGTTTTGTTTCGTACGAAAGCGCACCTGCATTTGAACCGAACTTTAAAGTGCATCCTAATCCATCTATGCCCTTGTTATGGTTTGGTATTTTTTCAGAACCACATCAAAGGTCTCTAGTAAGAACTAGCAACTATACTATATCGGAATGGACACCTTCAGTCAGTATGGATGAATATGAATCATCCATCAGCTCTATCAAACAACATATAAAAAATGGAGATACTTATCAGACAAACTATACAATTCGTCTCAATTCGGAGTTCCAGGGTGATGATATCGCTTACTTTGAGGATTTAAAAAACGCACAAGCATCTAGTTATTGTGCTTATATCAATACGGGAGATTACAGTATACTATCAGCTTCGCCAGAATTATTTTTCCATTTAGAGGAAAATAAAATCACGACACGACCGATGAAAGGTACAATGAAAAGGGGGAATTCATTTATAGAAGACGAAGAAAACGCTAGATGGCTTTATCATTCTGAAAAGAATCGTGCTGAAAATGTCATGATCGTCGATTTGCTGAGAAACGACCTAAATATGATTGCGCGTCCTGGCAGTGTACAAGTTCCGAAGCTGTTTGAAATTGAACAATATCCTACGGTTCATCAAATGACTTCAACAATTACAGCAACAATTCCAGCTAACACATCTATTTTAGATATATTTAAAGCACTCTTTCCTTGTGGGTCGATTACAGGTGCACCAAAAATCAGTACGATGAATATCATTACGGACTTAGAAAAAACACCTCGTGAAGTATACTGCGGAGCTATCGGTTACATCACACCAAATAATGAAGCAATCTTTAATGTACCTATACGAACTGTTGTAATTGATCATACAACAAACATTGCAACTTATGGGGTCGGTGGTGGAATAACTTGGGATTCAACAACTAATGGAGAGTACCATGAGATTCTAACGAAGGCTAGCGTGCTTAAAGAGAATACACCAGTATTCGAATTGTTAGAAAGTCTTCTATTAAAAGATGGTCAATATTTTTTACTTCAGGAGCATCTAGAACGACTAAAAAATTCTGCAAAATATTTTAAGTTCCCATTTGAGCTAGAAAAAATCAAAGAAACTTTACAACATTATGCTGAGCAATATCAGGATGGAGAATTTAAAATTCGTTTTCTATTACACAAAGATGGACAAAATACTATAGAGGCACAGCCTATAACGAAACTTCAAATGCCGTTAAAGGTAATACTAAGTGATGAGCCACTAAATAAGGACAATCGTTTTTTATACCATAAAACAACGAATCGATCAGTATACACTCAATTTAAAAACAAATATCCTCAAGCTACTGATGTGTTACTTTGGAATGAAGATGGTGAATTAACTGAATTTACAAATGGTAATGTTGTATTAGAAATAGACGGTATGTTATGGACACCACCTATCAGTAGCGGTTTATTGGCCGGGACATACCGAGAATTTTTAATAAAGGAAGGAAAAATTCACGAAAGAATCCTAACCATTTCAGATCTCAAAAAGTCTACAAAATGTTGGTTGATCAATAGTGTTCGAACATGGGTAGAAGTTCAACTAATCTGA
- a CDS encoding TetR/AcrR family transcriptional regulator, whose translation MSKKEMILTVASSLILEKGFENISVDEIAKKSGMAKGSFYKYFQSKEDLIQDILLQMPKELETILKKTYSTSYDSSFEKLTVFLEMVIDTICDENRRFIFFDFATFAPILAKYDLSNCFDQIAVQSNEYYKEFFFDLYGEKVEKYYNDLFFLLNGIIVQYARVWRYQPNANSYKSASFIANVFESIVEGIVNKKLDPLVGNEWFQGQTNLESPIEKGAKLQKIFENMEDVIQLLNINSTKKREFLDAVSMLSKECRQLDSKEFLINALLNYLELLPELKKHCEEIKELL comes from the coding sequence ATGTCAAAAAAAGAAATGATATTAACGGTCGCTTCATCACTTATTTTAGAAAAAGGCTTTGAAAATATTTCTGTTGATGAAATCGCTAAAAAAAGTGGAATGGCAAAAGGATCGTTTTATAAATATTTCCAATCAAAGGAAGATCTAATTCAAGACATATTATTACAAATGCCAAAGGAATTAGAAACAATTCTAAAAAAAACATATAGTACATCATATGACTCTTCTTTTGAGAAATTAACGGTATTTCTCGAGATGGTTATTGATACAATTTGTGATGAAAATAGAAGGTTTATTTTCTTTGATTTTGCTACTTTTGCTCCAATATTAGCAAAATACGATTTGTCTAATTGTTTTGATCAAATAGCAGTACAAAGCAATGAATATTATAAAGAATTTTTCTTTGATCTTTATGGGGAAAAAGTAGAAAAATACTACAATGATCTCTTTTTCTTATTGAATGGAATTATTGTGCAATATGCACGAGTGTGGCGCTACCAACCAAATGCCAATTCATATAAAAGTGCTTCTTTTATTGCAAATGTTTTTGAATCAATTGTCGAAGGAATTGTTAACAAAAAACTAGATCCTTTAGTTGGTAATGAGTGGTTCCAAGGGCAGACTAATTTAGAAAGTCCCATTGAAAAAGGTGCAAAATTACAAAAAATATTTGAGAATATGGAAGATGTAATTCAATTACTCAATATAAACTCAACTAAGAAAAGAGAATTTTTGGATGCTGTTTCTATGCTTTCAAAGGAGTGTAGACAATTAGATTCAAAGGAATTTTTAATAAATGCACTCCTTAATTATTTAGAATTATTACCAGAACTAAAGAAACATTGTGAAGAAATAAAAGAGTTACTATAA
- a CDS encoding YfhE family protein yields the protein MKGKQPHEQLTTKDNGLTSMQEVIYRKEFKQMDNAANQNKQNQNENQNKKYNM from the coding sequence ATGAAGGGGAAACAACCACATGAACAATTGACAACGAAAGACAATGGTTTAACATCAATGCAAGAAGTCATTTACCGTAAAGAATTTAAACAAATGGATAATGCTGCAAACCAAAATAAACAAAATCAAAATGAAAACCAAAATAAAAAGTATAATATGTAA